A single region of the Vicia villosa cultivar HV-30 ecotype Madison, WI linkage group LG4, Vvil1.0, whole genome shotgun sequence genome encodes:
- the LOC131597638 gene encoding uncharacterized protein LOC131597638, translated as MARKHEDVDWFFCEVSRIVTFLRSSNKRQALLQNKQVDHFANLIENELVETGTGLNQELSIAKAGDTRRGSHFQTLNRLVDLFTPIIEVFEDLKSDSHSKGEPKSLLLVMQTFSFVVMLHLMVDILSLTNNFSQSLQKGDQDIVHAMELVQICKKKLQEFRNGGWETLYEKLVASRGNVEIDVPDMECQYVKDKKSK; from the coding sequence ATGGCGAGAAAGCATGAAGATGTTGATTGGTTTTTTTGTGAAGTATCTCGTATTGTTACTTTCTTACGGTCATCTAACAAAAGACAGGCTCTACTTCAGAATAAACAAGTTGATCATTTTGCAAATCTAATTGAAAATGAATTGGTGGAAACTGGTACTGGTTTAAATCAAGAGTTGTCCATTGCAAAAGCTGGTGATACACGTAGGGGATCTCACTTTCAAACTCTTAATAGGTTGGTTGATTTGTTTACTCCTATTATTGAAGTGTTCGAAGATTTGAAAAGTGATAGTCATTCTAAGGGTGAACCAAAAAGTTTGTTACTTGTTATGCAAACTTTTAGTTTTGTGGTTATGTTGCACTTAATGGTTGacattttatctttgacaaataATTTTTCACAATCATTGCAAAAGGGGGATCAAGATATTGTGCATGCCATGGAACTTGTCCAAATATGCaagaaaaagttgcaagaatttagAAATGGTGGATGGGAAACACTTTATGAGAAACTTGTGGCTTCTCGTGGTAATGTTGAAATTGATGTGCCTGACATGGAGTGTCAATATGTGAAAGATAAGAAATCCAAATGA